A single window of Microplitis demolitor isolate Queensland-Clemson2020A chromosome 7, iyMicDemo2.1a, whole genome shotgun sequence DNA harbors:
- the LOC103580502 gene encoding NEDD8 has protein sequence MLIKVKTLTGKEIEIDIEPTDKVERIKERVEEKEGIPPQQQRLIFSGKQMNDEKTAQDYKVQGGSVLHLVLALRGGF, from the exons ATGTTGATCAAAgtaaag aCGCTTACTGGCAAAGag ATTGAAATTGATATTGAACCTACGGATAAAGttgaaagaataaaagaaaGAGTTGAGGAAAAAGAGGGAATACCACCACAACAACAAAGGTTAATCTTCTCTGGTAAACAAAt GAACGACGAAAAAACAGCTCAAGATTACAAGGTTCAAGGTGGCTCTGTGCTTCATTTAGTATTGGCATTAAGAGGTggtttttag